A genome region from Pieris brassicae chromosome W, ilPieBrab1.1, whole genome shotgun sequence includes the following:
- the LOC123718345 gene encoding uncharacterized protein LOC123718345 — protein sequence MAQETTETSPLTETFRVGVRIPPFYPEMPGLWFSQMEAQFTLANIRTDETKFFYVVGNLDAQYAAEVEDVISYPPPADKYDKLKAELIKRLSASREKKVKQLLMHEELGDRKPSQFYRHLLNLAGPGVPEEFLRTIWTSRLPSSTQAIIASQSKTDLTELAELADRIHDVVGTQCWIYQQTE from the exons ATGGCTCAAGAAACAACAGAAACATCACCGTTAACGGAGACCTTCCGAGTCGGCGTAAGAATTCCACCCTTCTACCCAGAGATGCCAGGTCTGTGGTTCAGCCAGATGGAGGCGCAGTTCACCCTGGCCAACATCAGAACCGACGAGACGAAATTCTTTTACGTCGTCGGCAACCTGGACGCCCAATACGCCGCGGAGGTAGAGGACGTAATTTCCTACCCTCCGCCCGCCGATAAATACGACAAGCTTAAAGCTGAGCTCATCAAGAGGCTGTCGGCGTCACGTGAGAAGAAGGTGAAGCAGCTTCTCATGCACGAAGAGCTCGGAGACCGAAAGCCTTCACAATTCTACCGGCACCTGCTCAACCTGGCCGGCCCCGGAGTACCTGAGGAGTTCCTGCGGACCATCTGGACGAGCCGCCTGCCCAGCTCCACTCAGGCCATCATCGCATCCCAGTCCAAGACGGATCTGACTGAGCTGGCCGAGTTAGCTGATAGGATCCACGACGTCGTCGGTACCCAG TGCTGGATTTACCAGCAGACTGAGTAG